The window CCATCGCTTAGAACTCTCACCAACTATTTTGTATTCTCTTTGGCCATCGCCGATGTACTCGTTGCCTGTTTGGTGATGGCTATTTCGACTATCTACATCGTCACGGAGACTTGGATGTACGGCGACACTTTCTGCTTGGTATTCATTTCGTTCGACATCGCTTTTTGCACAGCCTCTATAATGCACTTGTCCTGCATTGCCTACGACCGGTACTCTGCCATTTGCAACCCGTTTCAATACCCGATTAAAATGACGTCACGGCGGGTGGCGGTGATGCTCGCCGCCTGCTGGGTGGTGCCCATGTTGATTTCTTTCATCCCGATACTACTGGGCTGGAACACGCTCGGAATAGAAAACGTGATAGCCGAGGTGAAGCAGCACACCGGGCCGAACTCATGCGTTTTCCTAGTCAACCGACCGTACGCGGCCGTGGCGTCTACCATAGCCTTCTACATTCCGTGTATCCTGATGGCATCTGCTTATCTGTTCATATTCAGGGCAGCTAGAAAGCAAGCAGCGCAAATCAAGAGTCTGGAGAGAGCGACAGCCAACTGGAATAACGCAAGGAATGGCGAGAGTGGGGGCCGAGGGAGCGTGTCTCTGGCAGCGGAGAAGAAAGCAGCCAAGACTCTTGGAATAATCATGGGCTGTTTTACTGTGTGCTGGTGTCCATTTTTTGTTCTGAACATCATTGATCCCTTCTGTGATTTCTGCATCAGCCCAAAAGTGTGGCCGCCGATCACGTGGCTGGGCTACACCAACTCTATGCTGAACCCAATCCTATATGCTTTCTTTAACAGGACTTTTCGCAGGGCGTTCAGTCGCCTCTTGCGATGTCATGTGTGCAAAGGTTCGGCTGCAGAGTTCGACCCAACGATAACTTCTCACGAGAGGCGCTCCTAATTGTGACCAAGTATATTTTTAGCACAGCCTCCTCTGTGTATGCTAAGTGATAGGCAATATACAACACACGAATTGAAACGAATTTCAGCGTTTACATCGACCTTCCATTTACAAAACCTAACAGCCTGAGAAATCATATCAGCATCCAGCCATCGAAGCGAGACGTCTCGGACAAAAGGTTAGGTAAACGCTGCATTGCAAAAGAAATTACCTATTGGCTTGTGTTACTGTTTACGTATCCGACGACAGACAGTGCAGTATCAAATATACAGGGAAGAATACATCAATAAACTGTACGCTTTCCGTATTCTAACATTATTGTCTGACAAGGAAGTTAAGAAATACCTCTGTATGGCCTGACATGAACTTCGTGCGATCTGAACTCACAACTGGAACGCAGTCGGTATTTTAGCGACTCGGGTAATGAAGGCAATTATGTTGTTGATTTACGGCAGTGGCTAAAAGATCTGACAAAAGCGAATCTGTTTATTGAAGAGCGTCCCCTGTCGCTGACCTTCATGTACTAGGCAAAGCTGTAAGATCAGTTGGGTTATAATTTATTATTGGTCATTACGATCGCGTTAAAAAGAGAGTCCGTGTCAGCTCTGCCCTTGCTTCCTGTTGATATCACCTGTGTGGTAAACTGATCAACAAAACTTGTTTGTGCACAGCACGTTATGCATGCCTTACTTTATGAGATGTCACCGCTGAACATGTAGGTgcaaaaattgttttgtgaGAAAGTAAAAATAGAATATGTCCATATGATTGATCTGTGAAATAAGAACTTAAATGATGAAAACAACTTATTCTCCTCAGTTGCAAAACATTAAGACTCGATTATTGGCAAACAAAATAATAGAAGTCCGTAGTGAATATGATGACGTCAGACGGTAGAGTAGCATAACTTTTCTGTGTGTGCTTCACGAATCAAGATGatgttttacttcatcaaaatatgagtaAAGGCAGGTAAACTTCAGTGACTCATACAGATTGATGGCAGATACTTTGAACGCCATTGGTACTAATTTTGGATATTTGCATGAGGTGTTTCACTCTGTTGACACCGGTGAAGTTAAATCGATTCGACATCTAATCATCACATTTGTCCGTTTGACAAGACTTGATATGGATAAAATAatcaaggaaaaaaaataaacgaaAGGCTTACATTTTCTTTCCCCTCGCCATCGCCGAACAattgtctgaaaaaaaagagTTCCAGTTGAGTCTTGTTTCGATGGGTATCTCTGCTTCGGGTCGATTTATAGTTCCAACTTATGCCTTTAAGTTCAGAAAACCCTTAAACGAAACATTCTCCGTACTGTACGTGTAGTGGGTAAGACATCATCAATGTGATGATACTAAAACATTTATTATACAGTTACACCACTTTAAAGAAACCCATTCTTCTAAAAGTAGACATAAGATTGTGCGAAAGTTTGGACGAACTGACAGCGCTCTCTGATAGGAAGAGGTTTTAAGGACGGAGTCTTGTCGCGACTTTCTTGCTGATATAGACATTACCTCTTTCAAGAAAATGGCAATTGTCGAGCAAATGTGAAGCAATTCGGCATTTGATGCATGTTCATAGTTCATCAGTTTTGTAGCTCTCCAATCAATGTAAGACTAGACAAATAAACTTTGGTTTCGTCCCTTTCATTCATATGACGCTGCTTCGGTcgccattttaaaattgttgatATGCCCAAGACTCGGATGTTTGGATATGTTGCGCATAGCAACATACCTTTTGTATGAGTCCCATACGCAAAGCTACAGGCTAGATGGGTCGACCTCCCTCCTTTAACACAGCGtataaaaacagaaagaaacaaCGTACATTGTACTCtgttaaatatgtatatttaaaatGATTATAATGCAAGACAATTTCGTGTAGATTTCCGTTACAAATTATAGGAAACTTTATTC of the Ptychodera flava strain L36383 chromosome 20, AS_Pfla_20210202, whole genome shotgun sequence genome contains:
- the LOC139119743 gene encoding 5-hydroxytryptamine receptor 4-like, whose translation is MSTNNIHGLPYVFESSDTPATSAVFVVELETTRQPFLITNDNASTWAVSGGVQPGSFNVAERIVIGFILSLIILTTIVGNILVCTSIIIFPSLRTLTNYFVFSLAIADVLVACLVMAISTIYIVTETWMYGDTFCLVFISFDIAFCTASIMHLSCIAYDRYSAICNPFQYPIKMTSRRVAVMLAACWVVPMLISFIPILLGWNTLGIENVIAEVKQHTGPNSCVFLVNRPYAAVASTIAFYIPCILMASAYLFIFRAARKQAAQIKSLERATANWNNARNGESGGRGSVSLAAEKKAAKTLGIIMGCFTVCWCPFFVLNIIDPFCDFCISPKVWPPITWLGYTNSMLNPILYAFFNRTFRRAFSRLLRCHVCKGSAAEFDPTITSHERRS